A segment of the Bacillota bacterium genome:
CAGCCTGCTCCAGACTTGTCAGCAGTTCACGTTCTTGCTCAACAACAGCAGTCAGCTGTTCGGTGTCGGAGATTATGGACTGTTTTTTAAGTCCACTCTCAATCAACCGATCTATTAGCACAGTTTCCCGCTCAATAACCTCTCTAAAAGCATCGATAACCTGCATTTTATAACCTCTGTCTGTAATATTTAATAATGCTTGCGGCTATGTCTTCGCCTTTAACATGGTATGTTCCCGATGAAACAGCGCTTTTCAGTTCCTCAGCTCTGGTGCTTACTTCTGCTGTTGTGGCTTGCTGTAAAATAGCCTGCAGCTGTTTACCCTCGCTGGAAAGGGTCACTTTATCACCGTACTCCGCTTTCTTATCGCGGGTTCTCTCAATTTTGGTCTGTTCATTATAGATTCTGCTGATGCGCTGCACCGATTTATTTGAGATATACATCCTGTACTCCCCCCTTATCCCAATTATCGGTCAAATTGTCTCGGTTCTTTAGTCTAATCGACTATTTATTGCGTTTCTGTTTTTCCATGTACTCCAAAAGATGCATCTTCGCCCTCTTATCGAAACTGTCAAGTGGTGGCGCTGTTTTATCGGATAGATCCTGCTCGCACTTGCCGCAGATGCGTCCTGAAGAAATCTCAACGCCGCAGATCTGGCAGTGGACAACCGCATCGACAGGTATAATTCTAAGGCGCCCTTCATCAATAAATTCCCTTACTCGCTCCCACGCTACTTCGGTTTCGTTTACAACCTCTTGGATCGTAGCTTTTGGATTCTGGCGCAGATACTGTTTTACTTTATCGAACTGCTCACTGCGATTTTTTGTGCAGCTCGGACACAGTTTATTAACCGCATGAACAAACACTTGGTTGCATTCTATACAATTGCGAAGCACAGCAACTCCTCCTTTACCTTTCAG
Coding sequences within it:
- a CDS encoding flagellar biosynthesis anti-sigma factor FlgM yields the protein MYISNKSVQRISRIYNEQTKIERTRDKKAEYGDKVTLSSEGKQLQAILQQATTAEVSTRAEELKSAVSSGTYHVKGEDIAASIIKYYRQRL